The following coding sequences lie in one Deltaproteobacteria bacterium genomic window:
- a CDS encoding PEGA domain-containing protein yields MRARTLITSALLGLLGGRAALAQEPPAEPPSGDASPSGLSPAQQAKQYFDDGQNLYIQGKFTEAAEKFLKAYEAKSYPAFLFNVAVCYEKNRDFAKALKYYEDFVKADPHSTDRKLVMARIQSIRQHLNPADPKSPPPPPTLPAIEPKGLVVIESNPEGAAIYLSDKKKGIFTRTPYTGSLPPGQHTIILELKEFQPVRKTFVARNDRMTYLFFSLTRQQNLGWIEIKANIPGADVFFDERRVGAVGRTPYSGYLRPGKRRLIVERPGYEPYEKDVEIVAGKTHLMTVALERVSYGWLKISGQTTRGATLKVDGKPLTCPDYPCQTKISQGTHKVELSRKGFKSYVTDVSVQNAEEVQLAVRLNPTPSRIKAYVSFGVAAALLAGGITAGVLSNKRASSLESDLTSGRIYDTGDPRFTEGKVTAIVADSLFVLSAVVAGLATYYLFRNEGADSYGETRTNKLAITPTLGPGVAGIGGQVRF; encoded by the coding sequence ATGAGAGCTCGCACGCTGATCACTTCTGCGCTCCTTGGTCTGCTCGGGGGACGCGCGGCACTGGCCCAGGAGCCGCCCGCCGAGCCGCCGTCGGGTGACGCCTCCCCCTCGGGGCTCAGCCCGGCCCAGCAGGCCAAGCAGTACTTCGACGACGGTCAGAACCTCTACATCCAGGGCAAATTCACCGAGGCGGCCGAAAAGTTCCTCAAGGCCTACGAGGCGAAGTCCTACCCGGCGTTTCTCTTCAACGTCGCCGTCTGCTACGAGAAGAACCGGGACTTCGCGAAGGCCCTCAAGTACTACGAGGACTTCGTGAAGGCCGACCCGCACAGCACCGACCGGAAGCTGGTCATGGCCCGCATCCAGTCGATCCGCCAGCACCTGAACCCCGCCGACCCGAAGTCGCCGCCACCACCGCCCACCTTGCCGGCCATCGAGCCGAAGGGGCTCGTGGTGATCGAGTCGAACCCCGAGGGGGCCGCGATCTACCTGAGCGACAAGAAGAAGGGCATCTTCACCCGCACGCCCTACACCGGAAGCCTTCCCCCGGGGCAGCACACCATCATCCTCGAGCTGAAGGAGTTCCAGCCGGTGCGCAAGACCTTCGTGGCGCGCAACGACCGCATGACCTACCTCTTCTTCTCGCTCACCCGGCAGCAGAACCTCGGGTGGATCGAGATCAAGGCCAACATCCCCGGCGCGGACGTCTTCTTCGACGAGCGACGCGTGGGCGCCGTGGGCCGCACCCCGTACTCCGGCTACCTCCGTCCCGGCAAGCGCCGCCTGATCGTCGAGCGCCCGGGGTACGAGCCCTACGAGAAGGACGTCGAGATCGTGGCCGGGAAGACGCACCTCATGACGGTCGCCCTGGAGCGCGTCTCCTACGGCTGGCTGAAGATCAGCGGCCAGACGACGCGGGGCGCGACGCTGAAGGTGGACGGCAAACCCCTCACCTGCCCCGACTACCCGTGCCAGACCAAGATCTCCCAGGGGACCCACAAGGTGGAGCTCAGTCGCAAGGGCTTCAAGTCCTACGTCACCGACGTGAGCGTGCAGAACGCCGAGGAGGTGCAGCTCGCGGTACGGCTGAACCCCACTCCGTCGCGCATCAAGGCCTACGTCTCCTTCGGCGTCGCCGCCGCGCTGCTGGCGGGCGGGATCACCGCCGGCGTGCTGAGCAACAAGCGCGCGAGCTCTCTCGAGAGCGATCTGACCTCGGGTCGCATCTACGACACCGGCGACCCGCGCTTCACGGAGGGCAAGGTCACGGCCATCGTCGCGGACTCGCTTTTCGTGCTGAGCGCCGTGGTGGCCGGGCTCGCGACCTACTATCTCTTCCGCAACGAGGGGGCCGACTCCTACGGCGAGACCCGCACCAACAAGCTGGCCATCACCCCGACCCTCGGCCCAGGAGTGGCCGGGATCGGCGGGCAGGTGAGGTTCTGA
- a CDS encoding FG-GAP repeat protein, whose translation MRTPITLSTLAALALGGCTFGKFDDYEAKAPAVKISQVGNIKSNTFGGNMLGIPSAGGSEGGILLAAGSAPVALDTVGFNPSGKYNQSQTEAKDLKEDLGEPERFNGIAAAPSDKAIGAFPGPFAYVATTSGLVGKVYLIDVNRYAGPNAYGTPSNDLKNFGASVTPANLGGSSVPDDLVVGAQGKVVLWRADIWPNLEADAKALVVEGSGRWPANGNFDLVAAGQFDAGTPEDEVVVSVPANNYVAIIHKVAECLAAVPQPCKSILELPIPDRANGFGKSLLVGDVDADGKLDLVVGAPETDGRGAIYVYKLNGDHFKDGATPPAPQVIGAPQGAVGFGGALAFGKFEGGDQRVLAVSAPSSDVEGTLKAGRVYLYRLYQAGNDKPVSEAGVTLVRPPERGLLGLRLATLPFRVGAVSHEVLVAASSEAIYAFFASTTDKHKDVRAR comes from the coding sequence ATGCGCACCCCCATCACGCTGAGCACCCTCGCCGCCCTCGCCCTCGGGGGCTGCACCTTCGGCAAGTTCGACGACTACGAGGCCAAGGCCCCGGCGGTCAAGATCTCCCAGGTCGGCAACATCAAGTCCAACACCTTCGGCGGCAACATGCTCGGCATCCCGAGCGCCGGCGGGTCGGAGGGCGGCATTCTGCTGGCCGCCGGAAGCGCGCCTGTGGCGCTGGACACGGTCGGCTTCAACCCGTCGGGGAAATACAACCAGTCCCAGACCGAGGCGAAAGACCTCAAGGAGGACCTCGGCGAGCCGGAGCGCTTCAACGGCATCGCAGCCGCCCCGTCGGACAAGGCCATCGGCGCCTTTCCGGGCCCCTTCGCCTACGTGGCCACCACGAGCGGCCTCGTAGGCAAGGTCTACCTCATCGACGTGAACCGCTACGCGGGGCCGAACGCCTACGGCACCCCGAGCAACGACCTGAAGAACTTCGGCGCCTCGGTGACGCCCGCGAACCTGGGCGGCTCCAGCGTACCGGACGACCTCGTCGTCGGGGCCCAGGGGAAGGTCGTGCTCTGGCGCGCCGACATCTGGCCGAACCTCGAGGCCGACGCGAAGGCCTTGGTCGTGGAGGGTAGCGGGCGCTGGCCCGCGAACGGCAACTTCGACCTCGTGGCCGCCGGCCAGTTCGACGCCGGCACCCCCGAGGACGAGGTCGTGGTGAGCGTCCCCGCGAACAACTACGTGGCGATCATCCACAAGGTGGCGGAGTGCCTGGCCGCCGTCCCGCAGCCGTGCAAGAGCATCCTGGAGCTCCCCATCCCCGACCGCGCCAACGGCTTCGGCAAGTCGCTCCTCGTCGGAGACGTGGACGCCGACGGCAAGCTCGACCTCGTCGTGGGGGCCCCCGAGACCGACGGTCGCGGCGCGATCTACGTCTACAAGCTGAACGGCGACCACTTCAAGGACGGCGCCACGCCTCCCGCTCCGCAGGTCATCGGCGCACCGCAGGGGGCCGTCGGCTTCGGCGGCGCGCTGGCCTTCGGCAAGTTCGAGGGAGGCGACCAGCGCGTCCTGGCGGTCAGCGCCCCGTCGAGCGACGTGGAGGGAACGCTCAAGGCGGGCCGCGTCTACCTCTATCGGCTCTACCAGGCCGGCAACGACAAGCCCGTCAGCGAGGCCGGCGTCACGCTCGTGCGGCCCCCGGAGCGCGGACTCCTCGGCCTCAGACTGGCGACCCTGCCCTTCCGCGTGGGGGCCGTCTCGCACGAGGTCCTCGTGGCCGCCTCCTCCGAGGCGATCTACGCCTTCTTCGCCAGCACCACGGACAAGCACAAGGACGTGCGCGCCCGCTAG
- a CDS encoding sigma-54-dependent Fis family transcriptional regulator, with translation MADGKTILVADDELNLRRVLGAMLKREGHQVLTAADGQEALGLLQKNEVHTVVTDLRMPRLDGMELLRRTVNEYPEVPVIILTAHGSVDNAVAAVKLGAFDYIEKPFEQDQIRQVVQKALKTNELRRSDVRLGEVSKGKGRYGLVGNSAAMLSVYNVVEKVADTPSTVLITGESGTGKELIAKALHEHSSRRTGPLIKVNCAAIPDTLIESELFGYEKGAFTGAVSSKPGRFELADKGTLFLDEIGEVPAEMQVKLLRALQENEFERVGGIKTLCVDVRVVAATNRDLVASIEHGRFREDLYYRLNVVPIHVPPLRERSEDIPDLVAHILEKFRPRLGKEVTEVTPEAMTALIAYHWPGNIRELENLLERTILFSDGPTIRLQDLPEPLRQAGAAAAPVPAASPSASTPALDGSLKEIVRAETERVERNLIIAALEETGGNVTHAAKRLKISRKSLQNKMKELGLRDGDEASGKKDV, from the coding sequence ATGGCCGACGGCAAAACGATTCTGGTCGCCGACGACGAGCTGAACCTTCGGCGCGTGCTCGGCGCGATGCTGAAGCGCGAAGGGCACCAGGTGCTCACCGCCGCCGACGGCCAGGAGGCGCTCGGCCTGCTCCAGAAGAACGAGGTCCACACGGTCGTCACCGACCTGCGGATGCCCAGGCTCGACGGCATGGAGCTCCTGCGGCGGACGGTGAACGAATACCCCGAGGTGCCGGTGATCATCCTGACGGCCCACGGGTCGGTGGACAACGCCGTGGCGGCCGTGAAGCTCGGAGCCTTCGATTACATCGAGAAGCCCTTCGAGCAGGATCAGATCCGACAGGTGGTGCAGAAGGCGCTCAAGACGAACGAGCTGCGGCGGTCGGACGTGCGGCTCGGAGAGGTGAGCAAGGGGAAGGGGCGCTACGGCCTGGTCGGCAACTCGGCGGCCATGCTCTCGGTCTACAACGTGGTGGAGAAGGTGGCCGACACCCCCTCCACGGTCCTCATCACCGGCGAATCGGGGACCGGCAAGGAGCTGATCGCGAAGGCGCTCCACGAGCACAGCTCGCGACGCACGGGGCCCCTCATCAAGGTCAACTGCGCGGCGATTCCGGACACGCTCATCGAGAGCGAGCTCTTCGGCTACGAGAAGGGGGCCTTCACCGGCGCGGTGAGCTCCAAGCCCGGTCGCTTCGAGCTGGCGGACAAGGGGACGCTCTTCCTCGACGAGATCGGCGAGGTCCCGGCCGAGATGCAGGTCAAGCTGCTCCGCGCGCTGCAGGAGAACGAGTTCGAGCGCGTGGGGGGGATCAAGACCCTCTGCGTGGACGTTCGCGTGGTGGCCGCGACCAACCGCGATCTGGTGGCGAGCATCGAGCACGGTCGTTTTCGGGAGGACCTCTACTACCGGTTGAACGTGGTGCCGATCCACGTGCCGCCGCTGCGAGAACGCAGCGAGGACATCCCCGACCTGGTGGCGCACATCCTCGAGAAGTTCCGCCCGCGGCTGGGCAAGGAGGTGACGGAGGTGACCCCGGAGGCCATGACGGCCCTCATCGCCTATCACTGGCCGGGGAACATCCGGGAGCTCGAGAATCTGCTCGAGCGCACGATCCTCTTCTCCGACGGTCCGACGATTCGCCTGCAGGACCTGCCCGAACCGCTGCGCCAGGCCGGAGCCGCCGCCGCCCCCGTGCCCGCCGCGTCCCCGAGCGCCTCGACCCCGGCGCTCGACGGCAGCCTCAAGGAGATCGTGCGCGCGGAGACCGAGCGGGTGGAGCGCAACCTGATCATCGCGGCGCTCGAGGAGACCGGCGGAAACGTCACGCACGCGGCGAAGCGCCTCAAGATCAGCCGCAAGAGCCTGCAGAACAAGATGAAGGAGCTGGGGCTGCGGGACGGAGACGAGGCCTCGGGCAAGAAGGATGTTTGA
- a CDS encoding deoxyribonuclease IV, with product MRIGAHESVAGGLFEAFGRGEADGCEALQVFTSYNTRWEPRPLSDEEVSLFRSEAERVGWPLLSHASYLVNLASPDPELFARSVEALHEDHLRCELLGVDFLVVHPGSHVGAGMEAGVARVREALEELGARSSGFSSRILLENTAGPGNCLGAELSQLGRLLDGRGVGGRVGVCIDTCHAHAAGYDLCGDEGYAAFLEELERELGLDTVCAFHLNDAKSARGSRLDRHASVGEGQLGLEPFRRLVNERRLAGRAAVVETPPEPDGSMSFGRNVAVLKGLRGS from the coding sequence ATGCGCATCGGGGCACACGAGTCGGTGGCTGGGGGCCTTTTCGAAGCCTTCGGGCGGGGAGAGGCCGACGGCTGCGAGGCGCTGCAGGTCTTCACCAGCTACAACACGCGGTGGGAGCCCCGCCCGCTCTCCGACGAGGAGGTCTCGCTCTTCCGCTCCGAGGCGGAGCGCGTGGGCTGGCCGCTGCTCTCGCACGCCTCGTACCTCGTGAACCTGGCCAGCCCGGACCCCGAGCTCTTCGCGCGCTCGGTGGAGGCGCTCCACGAGGACCACCTCCGGTGCGAGCTGCTCGGCGTGGACTTCCTCGTGGTGCATCCCGGCTCGCACGTGGGTGCGGGAATGGAGGCGGGCGTGGCCCGGGTAAGGGAGGCGCTCGAGGAGCTCGGGGCCCGGAGCAGCGGCTTCAGCTCGCGCATCCTGCTCGAGAACACGGCGGGGCCGGGGAACTGCCTGGGAGCCGAGCTCTCGCAGCTCGGGCGCTTGCTCGACGGGCGGGGCGTCGGGGGGCGCGTGGGCGTCTGCATCGATACCTGCCACGCGCACGCCGCGGGCTACGACCTCTGCGGCGACGAGGGCTACGCGGCCTTCCTCGAGGAGCTCGAGCGCGAGCTGGGCCTCGATACGGTCTGCGCCTTCCATTTGAACGACGCGAAGAGCGCCCGCGGAAGCCGCCTCGACCGGCACGCCAGCGTGGGTGAGGGCCAGCTCGGCCTCGAGCCCTTTCGGCGCCTGGTCAACGAGCGACGCCTCGCCGGTCGCGCGGCGGTGGTGGAGACCCCCCCCGAACCCGACGGCAGCATGTCTTTCGGCCGGAACGTGGCGGTGCTGAAGGGGCTGCGCGGTTCTTGA
- a CDS encoding Hsp70 family protein, producing the protein MILRCPDWPAAKKLAAFNASRGGIFLLTTKPPPVGAKVELNIALPDGTQVTIRGTVQHGVSPQRAASEGRSPGVGVKFDEGQDDVVALLEHRATAPRPQESIPIFLDDDLPDGAPEAPRTPRTTATSFSKVSREPPQTAPAAPAPEFSAPSRSPAPAPAPAPAPAPAAAPPPQELDAESEAPAPSPAASTGSGTPNRLVAPFMRPAHLDPSPSVGIDFGTSYSSISVSLGGRVVLIPDAENRTAIPSVVHFPDEGDPIVGWDARARMAEAPHRTVASAKRLLGRRYSEPSVQGMLQSAGFPTACGPNDSVLVAIDDQRYAIPQVCAMVIRELKQQAELYLGFEVEQAVFSVPVAWAESQVQALRRAAQLAGLEVTGLIQEPVAAAVAYGLGQGHNEIVGVYDFGGGTFDFSLLDLSGDQIRLLGSAGDPWLGGDDFDQALAQDAADTFWRSTGTEVRQRVVEWTRLLLAAEVAKRQLSSNEEADILVPRIVEAPRPMNLYRRVDRPTFEALCTELFDRSLEVCQSVLERVGLDPWDVTQVVVTGGMSQVPFIRRRLGEIFEREITPLVDPDVAICLGAGLQAASLSGLEVTGCGLTE; encoded by the coding sequence GTGATCCTACGCTGTCCCGACTGGCCCGCGGCGAAGAAGCTCGCGGCCTTCAACGCCAGCCGAGGCGGTATCTTCCTCCTCACCACCAAGCCCCCTCCCGTCGGGGCCAAGGTGGAGCTGAACATCGCCCTACCCGACGGAACGCAGGTCACCATTCGCGGCACCGTCCAGCACGGCGTCTCGCCGCAGCGGGCGGCCAGCGAAGGCCGCTCGCCCGGGGTAGGGGTGAAGTTCGACGAGGGCCAGGACGACGTGGTGGCGCTGCTCGAGCACCGCGCCACGGCCCCGCGTCCCCAGGAGTCGATCCCGATCTTTCTCGACGACGACCTCCCCGACGGCGCGCCCGAGGCCCCGCGCACACCGCGCACGACGGCGACCTCCTTCTCCAAGGTGAGCCGCGAGCCGCCGCAGACCGCACCGGCTGCCCCAGCGCCGGAGTTCTCCGCGCCATCGCGCTCCCCGGCCCCCGCCCCGGCTCCGGCTCCCGCCCCGGCCCCCGCCGCGGCACCTCCTCCGCAAGAGCTGGACGCGGAGAGCGAGGCCCCCGCCCCCTCGCCCGCGGCCTCCACCGGCTCGGGGACCCCGAACCGCCTCGTCGCGCCCTTCATGCGCCCCGCGCACCTCGACCCGTCGCCCTCGGTGGGGATCGACTTCGGCACGAGCTACAGCAGCATCTCCGTCTCGCTGGGCGGCCGCGTGGTGCTCATCCCCGACGCGGAGAACCGCACGGCGATCCCCTCCGTGGTCCACTTCCCCGACGAGGGGGACCCGATCGTCGGCTGGGACGCGCGCGCGCGCATGGCCGAGGCCCCGCATCGCACGGTGGCCTCCGCCAAGCGCCTCCTCGGGCGGCGCTACAGCGAGCCCTCCGTGCAGGGGATGCTCCAGAGCGCCGGTTTCCCCACCGCGTGCGGCCCGAACGACAGCGTCCTCGTGGCCATCGACGACCAGCGCTACGCCATCCCGCAGGTCTGCGCGATGGTCATCCGGGAGCTGAAACAACAGGCGGAGCTCTACCTCGGCTTCGAGGTGGAACAGGCGGTCTTCTCCGTGCCCGTGGCCTGGGCCGAGTCGCAGGTGCAGGCGCTGCGACGCGCCGCCCAGCTCGCGGGCCTCGAGGTCACCGGTCTCATCCAGGAACCGGTCGCCGCGGCCGTGGCCTACGGGCTCGGTCAGGGGCACAACGAGATCGTCGGGGTCTACGACTTCGGCGGCGGCACCTTCGACTTCAGCCTCCTGGATCTGAGCGGGGACCAGATCCGGCTCCTCGGCAGCGCGGGGGACCCGTGGCTCGGCGGAGACGATTTCGACCAGGCGCTCGCGCAGGACGCGGCCGACACCTTCTGGCGCAGCACGGGGACCGAGGTGCGGCAGCGGGTCGTGGAGTGGACGCGCCTGCTCCTCGCCGCGGAGGTCGCGAAGCGTCAGCTCTCCTCGAACGAGGAGGCGGACATCCTGGTGCCGCGGATCGTCGAGGCGCCGCGCCCGATGAACCTCTACCGCCGCGTGGACCGGCCGACCTTCGAGGCCCTCTGCACGGAGCTCTTCGATCGATCGCTCGAGGTGTGCCAGTCGGTGCTCGAGCGCGTCGGGCTCGACCCCTGGGACGTGACCCAGGTCGTCGTCACCGGCGGCATGTCGCAGGTGCCCTTCATCCGGCGCCGGCTCGGCGAGATCTTCGAGCGCGAGATCACCCCGCTCGTGGATCCCGACGTCGCGATCTGCTTGGGCGCGGGGCTGCAGGCCGCGAGCCTCTCCGGCCTGGAAGTCACGGGGTGCGGCCTCACGGAGTAG
- a CDS encoding protein kinase encodes MNRSKELGPYILVDQIAVGGMAEIYLAKTAGVAGFEKFLALKVIHPNYVDDEQFVEMLIDEAKIAVGLNHVNIAQIFDLGRFEDTYFIAMEFIDGADLFKIMRRLSERDVDVPIDVAAYIAQEICTGLDYAHRRKDAKGRPLNIIHRDISPQNILISHAGEVKIVDFGIAKAASRSRKTQAGVIKGKYYYMSPEQAWGGPVDHRTDIFSAGILLYEVLTGQMLYLEEDMQRLLDRVRKADILPPTARRSEIPHELEQLVMKALAKRPADRWQSARELQLALSNFLFSFAPDFTPDRLSDLVQLALSEQPAPRPAKPRQGGFAPRMEGSQIMSRADFLPAQEQSVLFRLSELNAPSPAFAEDEGDSFGEDPGEHTQISGPPSLMAMAPEPAFGVSPVTETEENAPTLVAPSPKVARELAASKPLRAGERPVGRPVPHEFVVPRPRKVDPAAELTMEEIPGDLTPAPLVELNSGDLLPVVSDDRPRDRGPARPAVAPAERPLPSPASLPRGRAAQGRHPSGPAAAAKPRAPSGPVARLSQAPAPQDPTHVDSPGWAAPPQSVPPSGGSWPPSWPPASAPSGELSPAPGAAPQAPSPSWPPTVAPFGTPPGSLLPAPAPSSGGLSWEPAVPSAAAHDLGTPSGADAMLGLGAPNPSRRRIAVAVVVSFLVLAAIVSLGLVAYYWPTTEEQASIDVISVPEGASVTLNGAALQKTTPLTIPIKDRGTPQTLEIRMTNYQPWRSTIRFPEGTTRVRALAVLTAIYGRLELASQPPGAEVYVNGEHKGQTPTVLENLSLGEDVSLELRKRGYRPLTAQLSWNGRTFLKQTFPLKRSR; translated from the coding sequence TTGAACCGATCCAAAGAGCTTGGCCCGTACATTCTCGTCGACCAGATCGCCGTGGGCGGGATGGCCGAGATCTACCTGGCCAAGACCGCGGGCGTGGCCGGCTTCGAGAAGTTCCTCGCTCTCAAGGTCATTCACCCGAACTACGTCGACGACGAGCAGTTCGTCGAGATGCTCATCGACGAGGCCAAGATCGCCGTCGGCCTGAACCACGTCAATATCGCGCAGATCTTCGACCTGGGCCGCTTCGAAGACACCTACTTCATCGCGATGGAGTTCATCGACGGCGCGGACCTCTTCAAGATCATGCGTCGCCTGTCGGAACGGGACGTGGACGTTCCGATCGACGTTGCGGCCTACATCGCGCAGGAGATCTGCACGGGCCTCGACTACGCGCACCGCCGCAAGGACGCGAAGGGCCGCCCGCTCAACATCATTCACCGGGACATCAGCCCGCAGAACATCCTCATCTCGCACGCGGGCGAGGTGAAGATCGTGGACTTCGGCATCGCCAAGGCGGCGAGCCGATCGCGCAAGACCCAGGCGGGCGTGATCAAGGGGAAGTACTACTACATGTCCCCGGAACAGGCCTGGGGCGGCCCCGTGGACCACCGCACGGACATCTTCTCAGCGGGGATCCTGCTCTACGAGGTCCTGACGGGGCAGATGCTCTACCTCGAGGAGGACATGCAGCGGCTGCTCGACCGCGTGCGCAAGGCGGACATCTTGCCGCCCACCGCGCGCCGGTCGGAGATCCCGCACGAGCTCGAGCAGCTCGTCATGAAGGCGCTGGCCAAGCGCCCCGCAGATCGCTGGCAGTCGGCCCGGGAGCTCCAGCTCGCGCTCTCCAACTTCCTCTTCTCCTTCGCGCCGGACTTCACCCCCGACCGGCTGTCGGACCTGGTGCAGCTCGCGCTTTCCGAGCAGCCCGCGCCGCGCCCGGCCAAGCCCCGACAGGGCGGCTTCGCGCCGCGTATGGAGGGGAGCCAGATCATGTCCCGGGCCGACTTTCTGCCGGCCCAGGAGCAGAGCGTGCTCTTCCGCCTCTCGGAGCTGAACGCGCCGTCGCCGGCCTTCGCCGAGGACGAGGGGGACAGCTTCGGCGAGGACCCCGGCGAGCACACTCAGATCTCCGGTCCTCCCTCGCTCATGGCCATGGCTCCCGAGCCGGCGTTCGGGGTATCCCCCGTCACCGAGACGGAGGAGAACGCCCCCACGCTCGTAGCCCCCTCGCCGAAAGTGGCGCGCGAGCTCGCCGCCTCCAAGCCGCTGCGAGCCGGAGAGCGTCCTGTGGGCCGGCCCGTCCCACACGAGTTCGTCGTGCCCCGGCCGAGGAAGGTGGATCCCGCGGCCGAGCTGACGATGGAGGAGATCCCCGGGGACCTCACCCCCGCGCCGCTCGTCGAGCTGAACTCCGGAGATCTGCTGCCGGTGGTCTCCGACGACCGACCGCGCGACCGAGGCCCGGCTCGGCCCGCCGTCGCCCCGGCGGAACGGCCCCTCCCCTCCCCGGCGTCGCTTCCCCGCGGCCGCGCCGCGCAGGGGCGCCACCCCTCGGGACCCGCCGCAGCGGCCAAGCCGCGCGCGCCCTCCGGACCCGTCGCACGGCTCTCGCAGGCCCCCGCGCCCCAGGACCCGACGCACGTGGACTCTCCGGGCTGGGCAGCACCGCCCCAGAGCGTCCCTCCGTCGGGTGGCTCCTGGCCTCCGAGCTGGCCTCCAGCCAGCGCGCCCAGCGGAGAGCTCTCCCCCGCACCGGGTGCGGCCCCGCAGGCCCCGAGCCCGAGCTGGCCTCCCACGGTGGCCCCCTTCGGCACGCCGCCGGGATCGCTCCTGCCGGCCCCCGCCCCCTCTTCCGGAGGCCTCTCCTGGGAACCCGCCGTCCCGTCGGCCGCCGCGCACGACCTGGGGACTCCGTCCGGAGCAGACGCCATGCTGGGCCTCGGCGCCCCGAACCCCTCTCGCCGGCGCATCGCCGTGGCGGTGGTGGTCAGCTTCCTCGTCCTCGCCGCCATCGTGAGCCTCGGACTGGTGGCCTACTACTGGCCCACCACCGAGGAGCAGGCCAGCATCGACGTCATCTCGGTTCCCGAGGGGGCGTCGGTGACTCTGAATGGTGCCGCGCTCCAGAAGACCACGCCCCTCACCATCCCCATCAAGGACCGGGGCACCCCCCAGACCCTCGAGATCCGCATGACCAACTACCAGCCGTGGCGGAGCACCATTCGCTTCCCCGAGGGCACGACGCGGGTCCGCGCCCTGGCCGTCCTCACCGCGATCTACGGGCGCCTGGAGCTCGCGTCGCAGCCGCCGGGGGCGGAGGTCTACGTCAACGGCGAGCACAAGGGGCAGACCCCCACGGTCCTCGAGAACCTCTCCCTGGGCGAGGACGTGAGCCTGGAGCTGCGCAAGCGCGGGTATAGGCCCCTCACGGCCCAGCTCTCGTGGAACGGCCGAACGTTCCTGAAGCAGACCTTCCCCCTCAAACGCTCGCGCTGA
- a CDS encoding ATP synthase F0 subunit B: protein MEPLRVLLAAEGHKPPPLVDLDGTVLIQLGFFLFLWIVLSRLVFKPYLALRGEQHANIEGARQAAEREQAEAADKLAHYEQQVLRARKEAAAGRVSQRAHGEEAAQQILAEARTQAEAKVQEARKKIQQTAPAAQLTLRARADQLAQMVVAKVLGRTV, encoded by the coding sequence ATGGAACCACTACGGGTACTGCTCGCTGCCGAGGGCCACAAGCCGCCCCCCCTGGTCGACCTGGACGGGACGGTGCTGATCCAGCTCGGCTTCTTCCTCTTCCTCTGGATCGTGCTCTCTCGGCTGGTCTTCAAGCCGTACCTGGCCCTGCGCGGGGAGCAGCACGCGAACATCGAAGGTGCCCGGCAGGCCGCGGAACGCGAGCAGGCCGAGGCCGCCGACAAGCTCGCGCACTACGAGCAGCAGGTCCTGCGCGCGCGCAAGGAAGCCGCCGCGGGGCGCGTCAGCCAGCGGGCCCACGGCGAGGAAGCCGCCCAGCAAATCCTCGCCGAGGCGCGCACCCAGGCTGAAGCGAAGGTGCAGGAAGCCCGAAAGAAGATTCAGCAGACGGCGCCCGCCGCGCAGCTCACCCTCCGCGCTCGCGCGGATCAGCTGGCGCAGATGGTGGTAGCCAAGGTGCTCGGCCGCACCGTGTGA
- a CDS encoding polymer-forming cytoskeletal protein, with protein MTLPPRPTDVLADERPTQRFEPLAHLIVRGALRVEGAIAAAIDADELHVTAQGHLSGPVNAGVVIVEGRLEGPVRALRAVEIRSGGAVVGDLVTPSLLLDRDGRLEGSCRITTALPVEASLDDDALSPEPGD; from the coding sequence ATGACCCTTCCCCCTCGCCCGACCGACGTGCTGGCCGACGAGCGCCCCACGCAACGCTTCGAGCCCCTGGCCCACCTGATCGTCCGCGGAGCGCTCCGCGTAGAAGGGGCCATCGCGGCGGCCATCGACGCCGACGAGCTTCATGTCACCGCGCAGGGACACCTCTCGGGCCCGGTCAACGCCGGCGTAGTCATCGTAGAGGGGCGTCTCGAAGGGCCGGTCCGTGCGCTGCGAGCCGTCGAGATCCGCTCCGGCGGAGCGGTGGTGGGCGATCTCGTCACCCCCTCGCTGCTCCTCGACCGGGACGGCCGGCTGGAAGGCTCGTGCCGCATCACCACCGCGCTCCCCGTCGAGGCCAGCCTCGACGACGACGCCCTCTCCCCCGAACCCGGCGACTGA